The following coding sequences are from one Streptomyces sp. NBC_01232 window:
- a CDS encoding HopJ type III effector protein, whose protein sequence is MTDLNPLRASLASGEHEFADTLAFVTAHFEYQPQAFRNGEQENAAGENEGSCKTLALALLEGLSDQEALQAFGEHYRSVLATPNDTDHSNIRNLMAHGLAGVRFAGQPLTRKS, encoded by the coding sequence ATGACCGATCTGAACCCGCTGCGGGCAAGCCTGGCGTCAGGTGAACACGAGTTCGCCGACACCTTGGCGTTCGTCACCGCGCATTTCGAATACCAGCCGCAGGCATTCCGCAACGGTGAACAGGAAAACGCGGCAGGTGAGAACGAGGGTTCCTGCAAGACGCTGGCACTGGCCCTGCTGGAAGGACTGAGCGACCAGGAAGCACTGCAGGCGTTCGGCGAGCACTACCGCAGCGTGCTGGCAACGCCGAACGACACCGATCACAGCAACATCCGCAACCTCATGGCCCATGGCCTGGCAGGGGTGCGCTTCGCCGGGCAGCCGTTGACCCGCAAGAGCTGA
- a CDS encoding tetratricopeptide repeat protein, protein MTGYRGPAPGTGGFPDLPARVSGTGDANAAEGAFVNTGYIGEMNVDKLNMVQQCTPREPAAWPHQVGVIPSRARSFQHRAEAQHLHTAVADGGTALLCRVLTGMGGVGKTQLAADHAHAAWQDGAVDVLVWVSADGRSAVVAGYAKAGVELCRADPNDAEGAAVSFLAWLEPKPEVRPCRWLVVLDDVADPSDLRGLWPPASPHGRVLVTTRRRDAALAGNGRRLMEVSLFTPAEAVAYLSEMMAVHGRTEPDDQLAALAADLGNLPLALAQAAVYLVDSGMTVAAYRALLADSATALADAAPDTLPDDQKYTVAAALTLSLDRADTLRPGGLARPLLQFAAFLDPNGIPGALLASAPFLDHLSAQRTCTGPTDASPTPLSVTADAAGAALRALHRLHLVEHTPDTPYQAVRVHQLIQRAVCGTLTSDQRDAFARTAADALTDVWPAIERDTNLAQALRANATTLTHHAEDALYRPGAHLVLYRVGRSLGESGQAAAARDHFQHLTDSACRFLGPDHPDTLAARYHLARWRGRAGDTPGAVAAFAALLDDQLRVLGADHPDTLTTRHNLARSRGEAGDAAAAATAELLEDQLRVLGPDHPDTLNTRHGLARWRGEAGDVDGAVAAFAALLDDQLRVLGADHPDTLTTRHGLAWWRGRAGDAPSAVAAFADLLTDRLRVLGPDHPATLTTRYNLAWWLWEAGDEQAAVESTAALLVDQARVLGEDHPQTVHARESLARWRAEIKTGGGNRDAKST, encoded by the coding sequence GTGACCGGCTACCGCGGCCCGGCACCAGGGACCGGCGGTTTCCCCGACCTTCCGGCACGGGTATCAGGGACCGGGGATGCGAACGCCGCCGAGGGCGCCTTCGTCAACACCGGCTACATCGGCGAGATGAACGTCGACAAGCTGAACATGGTGCAGCAATGCACGCCCCGGGAGCCGGCCGCCTGGCCGCATCAGGTCGGCGTGATCCCCTCCCGAGCGAGGTCCTTCCAGCACCGCGCCGAAGCGCAACACCTGCACACGGCGGTGGCAGACGGCGGCACGGCCCTGCTGTGCCGGGTCCTGACCGGCATGGGCGGGGTGGGCAAGACCCAACTGGCCGCCGACCACGCGCACGCAGCGTGGCAGGACGGCGCGGTGGACGTGCTGGTGTGGGTCAGTGCCGACGGCCGCTCGGCGGTGGTCGCCGGGTACGCGAAGGCGGGTGTCGAGCTGTGCAGAGCCGACCCCAATGACGCGGAAGGTGCCGCCGTCTCGTTCCTGGCCTGGCTGGAACCCAAGCCCGAGGTGCGGCCCTGCCGCTGGCTGGTGGTGCTGGACGACGTCGCGGACCCGTCGGACCTGCGCGGCCTCTGGCCCCCGGCCAGCCCGCACGGGCGCGTCCTGGTCACCACTCGCCGCCGCGACGCCGCCTTGGCGGGCAACGGGCGTCGTCTGATGGAGGTCAGCTTGTTCACGCCAGCCGAGGCAGTCGCATACCTGAGCGAGATGATGGCCGTCCACGGCCGCACCGAACCCGATGACCAGCTCGCTGCGCTTGCCGCCGATCTGGGGAATCTGCCGCTGGCCCTGGCCCAGGCCGCTGTCTACCTCGTCGACTCCGGCATGACGGTCGCGGCGTACCGGGCCCTGCTCGCCGACAGCGCCACTGCACTGGCGGACGCCGCTCCGGACACCCTGCCCGATGACCAGAAATACACTGTTGCAGCCGCTCTGACCCTGTCCCTGGACCGCGCCGACACCCTCCGCCCCGGTGGTCTGGCCCGTCCTCTGCTCCAGTTCGCCGCCTTCCTCGACCCCAACGGCATCCCTGGCGCCCTCCTGGCCAGCGCCCCTTTCCTTGACCACCTGAGCGCCCAGCGCACGTGCACCGGCCCCACCGACGCCTCACCCACCCCGCTCTCGGTCACGGCCGACGCTGCGGGCGCCGCACTTCGCGCCTTGCACCGGCTCCACCTGGTCGAGCACACTCCCGACACCCCCTACCAGGCAGTCCGTGTCCACCAGCTCATCCAGCGTGCAGTCTGTGGCACTCTCACCTCCGACCAGCGGGACGCGTTCGCTCGCACCGCTGCCGACGCCCTGACCGACGTGTGGCCCGCCATCGAACGCGACACCAATCTCGCTCAGGCCTTGCGTGCCAACGCCACCACCCTCACCCACCACGCTGAGGACGCCCTCTACCGGCCCGGCGCACACCTTGTGCTGTACCGCGTCGGCCGAAGCCTCGGCGAGAGCGGACAGGCCGCCGCCGCCCGCGACCACTTCCAACACCTCACCGACTCCGCTTGCCGCTTTCTCGGCCCGGACCATCCCGACACCCTCGCCGCCCGCTACCACCTCGCTCGGTGGCGGGGCCGGGCGGGGGATACGCCAGGAGCCGTGGCCGCGTTCGCCGCACTGCTCGATGACCAACTGCGTGTGCTTGGCGCCGACCACCCCGACACGCTCACCACTCGTCACAACCTGGCGCGCTCGCGAGGCGAGGCGGGGGACGCAGCCGCGGCCGCCACCGCCGAACTGCTCGAGGATCAGCTGCGCGTGCTGGGCCCGGACCATCCCGACACCCTCAACACCCGTCACGGCCTCGCCCGGTGGCGAGGTGAGGCGGGGGACGTGGACGGCGCCGTGGCCGCGTTCGCCGCACTGCTCGATGACCAACTGCGTGTGCTTGGCGCCGACCACCCCGACACCCTCACTACCCGCCACGGCCTCGCTTGGTGGCGGGGCCGGGCGGGGGATGCGCCGAGTGCCGTAGCCGCGTTCGCCGACCTGCTTACCGATCGGCTGCGGGTGTTGGGCCCGGACCACCCCGCCACCCTCACAACCCGGTACAACCTTGCATGGTGGCTCTGGGAAGCGGGGGATGAGCAGGCGGCGGTCGAAAGCACAGCCGCGTTGCTGGTCGACCAGGCGCGGGTTCTGGGGGAGGACCATCCCCAGACCGTGCACGCCCGAGAGAGCCTTGCCCGGTGGCGGGCGGAGATCAAAACTGGGGGCGGGAACCGGGACGCCAAGTCGACATGA
- a CDS encoding helix-turn-helix domain-containing protein: MTGVAEEGTGGEATAGAGPRPGRRPLNPLKPEVFRNRPHKLALVRHLRSLIDAADLASKNVAPGAAMSASTLSKNLSGDRLPQRSTVEAIVQLCGASDEVRSLLLRLHTAALGEVHPAFAERLAMADAYEETVLLHDRVQARLEEVIGEHRRRQAAYDDLLVRHEATGQALTAAEDELRTRQHDHQQETARLNALLQEEQEARRRDRTAFDARLDRARADSAEQLRARETKEARLGQDLLAQENEIQIVRGLLEDSAAEATALRQERDRLRVESARLREDLVSLQAELAAAGAGQDEHVEDLMLAPAQQAVGRVLDRHPAPREDGEETGQPPVARDATQADGGAGIPVAAHPKPQLRDRVDRLQLASWGAFVVGVVLFGIGLFQYTGPVLEARLTAAGGWFVGSGALVLFVGFILTAVRDARYCSVDPTDYAYMYDL; the protein is encoded by the coding sequence ATGACGGGTGTTGCCGAGGAGGGAACCGGCGGCGAAGCCACCGCAGGCGCAGGGCCCCGGCCCGGCCGCCGACCACTCAACCCGCTGAAACCGGAGGTCTTCAGGAACCGTCCGCACAAGCTGGCGCTCGTCCGGCACCTCCGGTCCCTGATCGACGCCGCGGACCTGGCCAGCAAGAACGTCGCCCCGGGCGCGGCCATGAGCGCCTCGACCCTCTCTAAGAACCTCTCGGGCGACCGGCTTCCCCAGCGCTCCACGGTCGAGGCGATCGTCCAGCTCTGCGGGGCGAGCGACGAGGTCCGGTCCCTGTTGCTGCGCCTGCACACCGCGGCCCTCGGAGAGGTGCACCCGGCCTTCGCCGAGCGCCTGGCGATGGCCGACGCCTACGAGGAGACCGTCCTCCTCCATGACCGGGTCCAGGCCCGCCTGGAGGAGGTCATCGGCGAGCACCGCCGCCGGCAGGCCGCTTACGACGACCTCCTGGTCCGGCACGAAGCGACCGGCCAGGCCCTCACCGCAGCCGAGGACGAACTCCGTACCCGGCAGCATGACCATCAGCAGGAGACCGCCCGCCTGAACGCCCTGCTCCAGGAGGAACAAGAGGCTCGCCGACGGGACCGCACCGCCTTCGACGCCCGCCTCGACCGGGCGCGAGCCGACAGCGCGGAGCAGCTACGGGCCCGGGAGACGAAGGAAGCGCGCCTCGGCCAGGACCTGCTCGCACAGGAGAACGAGATCCAAATCGTCCGCGGGCTGCTGGAGGACTCGGCCGCCGAGGCGACAGCCCTCCGGCAGGAACGCGACCGCCTACGCGTCGAGTCCGCCCGGCTGCGCGAGGACCTGGTGAGCCTCCAGGCGGAACTCGCGGCAGCCGGAGCCGGCCAGGACGAACACGTCGAGGACCTGATGCTCGCCCCGGCACAGCAGGCCGTCGGCCGGGTCCTCGACCGTCATCCCGCCCCGCGGGAGGACGGCGAAGAGACGGGGCAGCCGCCGGTTGCCCGGGACGCGACCCAGGCCGACGGCGGGGCCGGCATCCCGGTGGCCGCCCATCCGAAGCCGCAGCTGAGAGACCGCGTCGACAGGCTCCAGCTGGCATCCTGGGGCGCCTTCGTGGTCGGCGTGGTGCTCTTCGGCATCGGACTGTTCCAGTACACCGGGCCGGTGCTGGAAGCCCGCCTGACGGCTGCCGGAGGGTGGTTCGTCGGCAGCGGAGCCCTCGTGCTCTTCGTCGGGTTCATCCTCACGGCTGTACGCGACGCGAGGTACTGCTCCGTCGACCCCACCGACTACGCATACATGTATGACCTATGA